Genomic window (Granulicella arctica):
GGGCCTTGACCTCCGACGTGCGGGCTTGTTTGATGAGGCGTTAGCGGTGCTGAATGCAGACATGCCTCCGGTAAACGATGGCAGTGACGCGATGCTGCAGTATGCTGCAGCCGATGTGCTGTCGCGATGTGGCAAGGATGAAGAGAGCGCTGGTAGGTATCGGGCGGCAGCGGCGGCAAGTGCGGACTATGTATTTCCGGTGCGGCTTGATGAGTTAGTTTTGCTGAAAGGCGCGATGGCCAAGCAGTCGGCGGACGCGCGCGCGCCCTACTATCTTGGGAATCTGCTCTACGACCGCCGGCGCCATGACGAGGCAATCGAAGCGTGGGAGCGTGCCGTAGAACTGGATCCAAAGTTCCCAACGGCGTGGCGGAATCTTGGTTTTGCTTACTTCAATGTTCGCGGGGATGAGAGGCGTGCGCTTGCAGCGTTTGCGAAGGCTCGGGAACTCTCGCCGCATGATGCGCGCATTCTGTACGAACAGGATCAGTTGCTGAAGAGGACGGGAGCGTCTTCTGACGAGCGGCTGTGCATGCTCGAGGATGAGGGGGAGCTTGTCCCATGTCGCGATGATCTTTCGTATGAGCTGATCCTCTTGCTGAATAGCAAGGGGAGGCCGGCGGCGGCATTGAAGGTGCTGGAATCGCGGCAGTTTGGACCGTGGGAGGGCGGGGAAGGACTGGTGCTCGGACAGTATGTTCGGGCAAACATTTTGCTCGCACGCGAGGCGTTGACTTCGGGAGAACCGCACGCCGCGGTGGCACGCCTGCAGGCCTCACTCCATCCTCCGAAGAACCTTGGAGAGGCGCTTCACCTGCTCGTCAACAGAAGCCATGTGGACTTCTGGTTAGGTGTCGCGTATGCCGATGAAGGAGACACTGCGCGAGCTTTTGCACACTGGGAGCGTGCGGCGCGGCAGCGTGGCGACTTCCAGCAGATGCAGGTACAGACGATCTCCGACATGGCATATTGGAGCGCGATGGCGTTGCGCAAGCTGGGACGCGAGGATGAGGCAGTTCTTTTGTTTGAGCAGATTGGCAGCTATGGTCGTGCGCTGGAACAACAGACTCCCAAGCTGGATTATTTTGCTACTTCATTGCCTGCGATGCTTCTGTTTCGAGAGGACATGAAGCAGCGACAAACCGTGCTGGCTCGCTTTCTGCAGGCCCAGTCACTCCTTGGCCTTGGGGCGACGAGCGAAGGGCTTCAAATGCTTGGCGAGGTGCTGGAGCTCGATGGGAACTATGCTGCTGCCGTTGACCTTGCAACGATGTTGAACGGCCGATGACCTGATGCAGACACCGATACTCTTCGACGAAGGTGGGATACAGACAGAGGCAGAGCGTACAGGGTATGTGTGGGGCATCGCGTTTATCGCGGCGCTCGGCGGGTTGCTCTTCGGATATGACTGGGTGGTGATTGGAGGTGCGCGGCAATTCTACGAAGTGTACTTTCACCTGACCTCCGTCGCTATTGTGGGCTGGGCTAACAGTTGCGCGCTGGTTGGTTGTCTTATTGGGTCGCTTACGGCGGGATACTTTGCAGAGCGATTTGGACGACGCCGCGTGCTGCTTGTTGCGGCGATTCTTTTTGCCGTGTCGTCGGCACTGACGGGCTGGGCTTACAGCTTCAACAGTTTTATTCTTTGGCGGATCGTGGGTGGAGTCGCGATCGGGTTCAGCTCGAATGTGTCGCCGCTTTATATCGCTGAGATTAGCCCGGCGGCGATTCGCGGGCGGCTGGTAAGTCTTAACCAGTTTGCGATCGTTGTCGGGATCCTGGCGGCGCAGATTGTGAATTGGCGGGTTGCTCGTCCTGTGGTTGCGGACTTAGGTGGAGAGGCCCTGTTGCAGAGCTGGAACGTGCAACTAGGCTGGCGTTGGATGTTTACCGCTGTGGTGGTGCCGGCCCTGATCTTTGTGGTCGCTTCGCTGTTTATTCCTGAAAGCCCGCGCTGGCTGCTGAGCCGTGGACGTCAACGTGAAGCGGGCGCGATACTAACGCGGATCGGCGGTCAGGGATATGCGGATGTCGAATTGACGAATATCGAGCGGGCTGTACGGGCAGAGGTGGCGACTGAGCCTGCAAGCTGGCGCGAGTTATGGCGACCGGGAGTGCGGCGGATCGTGCTGGTCGGCATAGCGCTGGCGGTGCTTCAGCAATGGACGGGGATCAACACGCTCTTCAACTACGCTGCTGAAGTGTATCGACAGGCTGGCTACGGGGCTAACGATGTGTTTCTCAACATCGTGATTACAGGAGCTATCAACCTGGTGTTTACCGTGGGAGCGATGCTGCTGGTGGATCGGGTTGGAAGACGTCCGTTAATGATCTTTGGCTGCATCGGCATCGGGGTCTCGCATCTGCTGTGTGCCTGGGCTTACCATGCCAAACTGCGAGGGGCCCCGGTGTTGATCCTGACGCTGAGTGCGATTGCCTGCTATGCACTTACGCTTGCACCTATCGTGTGGGTGCTGATTGCGGAGATCTTTCCAAATCGTGTGCGGTCTCAGGGAGTTGCGGCTGCGGTGAGCGCGTTGTGGATTGCTTCCTTCCTGCTGACGTATACGTTCCCGATCCTGAACGCCTGGCTGGGGACTGCCGGGATATTTACCGGGTACGGCGTTGTCTGCCTGCTGGGCTGCCTGCTGGTGCTTGTGTGGGTGCCTGAGACGAAGGGTAAAACGCTGGAGCAGATTGAATTGAGTAGTGCGAATGCGGCTTCGCTGTAGAAAGCAGATTCTGAACGTCGAGCTTACTTTGCGAAAAGAGCAATACCGTCCTAGTCCGGTTTGACAAACGTGTTCGTACACGGTTGAATACTCTGCGCCGCGCGAATCGCCTCAAGATGGCGGTGATCCATGTGAACTTCGATCCTTCAGGAGCCTGTTATGCCGATTGCGAATTGCCGCTTTAACCTGCGACTTAACCTTGTTCGCTGCTGTGTGTTGTCCGCTGCTGTGTTGGCGATACTTCCTAAGGCTGCCCAAGGACAGGTAAATGGGGTAGGGCAGAAGCCGTATTTGGGGTGGAGTACGTTCAGCCAGCAAACGGTGGATGGAAGCTTTCTGACGCAGGCAAATGTGCAGGCGCAGTCGGATGCACTGAAGAGTTCCGGATTGCAGGAGCATGGCTTCACGTACATCAACGTCGACTCGGGATGGCAAGGGACGTTCGATGGAAATGGCAGGCCCACACCGAATGCCAGCCAGTGGGATATGAAGGCGTTGGTCGATCACATCCATGCGAATGGTCAGAAGGCCGGGATTTATTGGATCCCCGGAATTGAGCAGCCGGCTGTCGACGGCAACTATCCGGTGCTGGGGACAGCGCTCCATACACAGGACATCGTCGTGACCCCGCTGGCGCGCGGCAATGCGTTTGGTGGCACGCCTCCGAATCCGTATCACGACAAGCTGGACTTTACGAAGCCGGGAGCGCAGGAGTATATAAATTCGGTGGTTGCGCTGTTCGCATCGTGGGGCATCGACTTCATCAAGCTGGATGCGGTGACGCCCGGGTCTTACTCGAATGATCTTTCGATCGATAACCGAGCGGATGTGGCGGCGTATTCAAAGGCGATCACGTTGACCGGCCGACCGATGTGGTTCACGATCTCATGGCAGTTGGATAAGGACTACCTGAGCACGTGGCAGCAGTTTGCGAATGCTCGGCGGATCGATGACGACGTTGAATGCGAGGGGAGATGCAGCACGCTGACAAATTGGGCGCGTATCGCGTTACGCGAGTACGACAGTGTGGGCTGGGAGCATGATGCGGGCGCGCAGGTTGGTTGGAACGATCTGGATACGCTCGATGTTGGAGACGGCGACCGTGATGGATTGAGCGATGTAGAGAAGCAGACAGCGACGACGATCTGGGCGATGGCAAACTCTCCAATTTATCTTGGGGGTGACCTGACGAAGCTCGACAGTTTTGCTAAAGCGGCGTTCACCAACGACGAGTTGATTGCTGTGGATCAGAGCGGTCATCCGGGTGTGCAGGTAACTGGCGGAGCGCAACCGGTGTGGATTGCCGATGCCGGAAGAGGGAGCTACTACGTTGCGCTATACAACTTGAACGGGATGCCCGGTGCGGTGACTGTTCGGTGGAGCGATCTTGGATTTGGTGGCGCGGCGAGAGTACGTGACGTTTGGAATCGCATTGATCTTGGCGCGTCCACAGCAAGCTTCACGACGACGCTGCTGGGACATGGCTCACGGCTCTTGAAGGTGACACCGTTTGATAAAGCTGTTGTTGCTGCCGGTCAGAGCTATGAGGCTGAAGCTGCGATGCTGACCGGCAATGCGACCATATCGACGTGTGCAGCTTGCTCGGGTGGCTCTAAGGTCAGCTATCTTGGGGCATCGCCTTCGACGAATGATGTTGTATTCAACAATGTATTTGCTGAATCAGCGGGAACGTACCGAATGGAGGTTGATGCCGCTGCGCAGGGTCCGCGAGCGTTGGTGTATGCCGTGAACGGCAGCTCGCCGGCGACGTTGAATCTTAGTGGTGGGAGCTTTAATCTTCCTCAGGTGACAAGCGTTCCAGTGGTTCTTCGTAAAGGTTTGAACACGATTACGTTTGGCAATCCGGGAACTTATGGTGCCGATCTGGATCGTATCGTGATCGGTGGAGATGGCAAGGAGCTTGCACCGCAATTTACGACGTACGAGGCTGAGGCTGCACAGTTGACGGGAACGGCGAGTGTAGGAGGTTGTTCGTTCTGCTCGGGCGGCGCTTACGTGGGCAACTTTGGAGCAGGAACGCAGAATAGTGTCGTGTTTCCGCATGTACATGTCGCACAGGCAGGAACCTACCAACTTGAGGTGGACTATACGACGAGCGGTCCTCGATCTTTGTATGTCGGGTTGAACGGCGGACCTCTGACGGAACTTGATTTAGATGGAAGCACGTTTGATTCGCCTGTGCCGGTTGTCCTACCGGTTGTTCTTGCGGCCGGGGACAATACGGTGACGATCACCAATCCAAATCCTCAGGGATATGCACCGGGACTGGATAGCATCACTGTTGGGCCGGTTGTAAATGCGTCCGATCTTCATGGTGTTGTGACGCACCAGGCCAAGCTGGGCGGCCTCAGTTTGTGGCAGTTGACGCTGACGAATGATGGTGTCGGTCCTGCTTCGAAGGCAGAGGTGAACACCTTTACCGTTGTGCCCACGGGAGGCGATGCTCAATGCAAAGCATCCGTGCTGATGCTTACACCGTCTGTGCTGGGTTTGATTGCACCGGGAGGAAAGCGCAGCCTGGAGATACCGATTCTCTTCTCGTCGGGGTGCCGCGCGGATACAAGCTTCGCTGTGCACGCGGTGTTCTCGGCTAACAATGGTGCGGATGTGGGCATGGTGGCAAGCAGTGGCGAAAAGCGCTAGGGAGAGCTTCCGAGCTGGTACTTGCCGCAGGGATCGCGCGGCGTCGCAGATACAGGGGCGGGACGACCCGCCTTGCTCTGGCGGCCTCGGAGATCAAGGATGAGACAATCGTGGGCGAACGTGCACACGAATGAGACAAACCCATCCTATGAAAAATGACGCAGCCAATGCCGGGATCAAGGATATTGCGAACGCCCTGAACGTGTCGATCGGTACGGTTGATCGGGCACTTCACGGACGCCCGGGTGTGAGCGAGAAGACTAAGGTCAAAGTTCTGGCTATGGCTGACAAGCTTGGCTATAAGCCGAATCTTGCCGCACAGGCTTTGAAACTCAACCGTCGGCTTTCAATCGGTGTTGTGCTGCCGAAGTACATCGCACATTTTTTCGACCCAATGCGGGCGGGTATACGCGCGGCTTCTGCGGCAGCTGTCGGGATGCAGGTCGGGCTGGAGTTCTATGAATACGCACGGCTTGGCTCTGGTGACATCGCGGCGATGGAGAGCGCACTTGGCCAGCATCATGATGGAGTGATCTTTGTGCCCGGCGATCCTCGTCAATTCCATTCACTCATTCAGAAGTTTGCGCGCAGTGGTACGGCAACACTCTGTGTTGGCAGCGATGCACCGAACACGGATCGAAGCGGGACTGTGGCCGCCCACGCTTATGTCAGTGGAGCGATCGCTGCTGAGTTGCTGGCTCTGACCCTGCGAGACAAGGCTAATGTCGCCATTTTTACGGGCGAACGACATACGTTCGACCATGCGGAGAAGCTTCGGGGATTCGCGGCCACGCTGGCGCTGCAAGCTCCTCACCTCACCTTGCTACCTGCACTGGAGAACCATGAGAAGCCGGAAGAGGCTTACCGACAGGCGCTGGCATTGATGAAGCAAGCGGACCGTCCGGCGGGACTTTATCTCAGCACGGCGAACAGTATGCCCGTAATCAGGGCGTTGGATGAGGTCGGCTTGTTAGGAACCGTTCAGGTCATAACTACAGACCTCTTCCGTGAGCTTGTGCCGCTGCTGGAGTATGGCAAGGTGCTCGCTACACTTCATCAGCGTCCGTATACACAAGGCAAGATGGCGTTCGAGAGTATGCTCGGACTGCTCACGCACCCCGGCAAAAAGCATCCAGCGGTGTGGCTCGCGCCGCATGTCATCCTGCGTAGTAATCTTCCTCTCTTTTCACACTTGATCACGGACACTGACGAGGAATAGCCGACGGTTAGTGTTGGTCGACCGGCACAATCCTGATGGCACATCCGCCGCCTGCCGCTAGTTTGAGAGTCAGGGTCTGGCCGCGGCGTACAGTCTGTTTGCGGATGGCGATTTGGGTGGGTTGGGTATCTGCGTTAGGGCCGTCCGCATAAATCTCCGCCGTATATTGACCGGGAGCGAGAAAGTCGAGTGGCACGGTCAGGGTGCGCGGCGACCAGTTTGTCATGCTGCCGATGTACCAGGAATCACCATGCTGTCGCGCGATCGTTGCGAACTCTCCGGGTATGCCGTTGATCACGTGCACGCTATCCCAGGTGACGGGGACGTCTCTTATGAACTGGAAACCAGGCTGACCAGCATAGGCCTGCGGGCTGTCGGAGACCATCTGAAACGGAGTTTGATAAATCACGTAGAGAGCGAGTTGCTGGGCACGTGTTCCCATAGCCATAGGTTCGCTGTCCCGCGCGCTGAAGCCATCTTCGGTAGCGTTGCGGAAGGCACCCGCAGTGTAGTCCATTGGACCTGCTAACAGGCGAGTGAAAGGGAAGACGGCACGATCGGTCGGGCTATCGCGCCGTCCGACTTTATTGTTCTCAAGCCCGAGCACACCTTCGTAGCTCATCACATTCGGATAGGTACGTTCCAGACCCCAGGGTGTGCGAGTGCCGTGAAAGTCGACCATCAGGTGGTGCGCTGCGGCCTCGCGAGCCGTGTCGTAATAGAACTGCACTCCTTGTTGATCGTCGCGGTTGATGAAGTCGATCTTGATTCCGGCGACACCCCAATTTTCGAAGAGCGGAAATGCTTCCTGCATCTGCTTCATGACGGATTCGGAGTAGCACCAGATCCATACTTTTACGTTCTTTGTAGCAGCGTAGCGAGTCAGTTCAGGAACATCGATCTTGCCGTTCATCCGTGTGATGTCCCGGCCTACAGCCCATCCGGCATCCAGCATGAAGTAAGGAAAGCCCGATTGCGCGGAAAAGTCGATGTAGCGCTTCATGTTCTCGGTGGTGAAGGCGGGCTTGCCCTGCGCGTCAACATCGTTGACCCACCAGTTCCACGAGGCTTTACCAGCCTTGATCCAAGAGGTGTCCGTGACGCGACTGGCAGGACTTAGATCGTAGACCAAGGTCGATTCGACGAGTCGGCCTGGGTCATCAGCGATAGCGAGGACGCGCCACGCAGAATGGTAGGGGAGGGTACTCGTGACAGCGAGGTCCGGTCGATCGAATCGGGGTGAGAGCTTCGCCTGAAAGTAGTGGCCAGCCCAGTTACCGGAGGGATTGGTTACGTAGAGCGAGGTGTTGCCCTCGATGTCAGCCTCCATGAGCGAAACCCAAGCGGTGCCGGGCTCATGCATGAGGAGCGGCAGGCCGATGAGGAAGCTGCTCGACACACCACCCTGATTACTCAGGGCTGAGGTTGGAAGCTTGACGTACTCACTCTCATAGCTGCTGCGGTAGTTCGGCAGAGCAAGAAGCCAGTCTGTGGCATCCGTACTCAGGCGGAACTCGGTGCCCTCACCACGTAGCTCAACAGACGAGGAGCCGCCCGCTTGTGGGACGTGATAGCGAAAGGCAATTCCGTTGTTGTAGACGCGCGCTTCGATGTCGAGTTTACGTGCGTGCGTACCGGTTTCGCCAGTATGCAGCATCACGCTGTTGTACGCGTCATGGACCTTGCTCACTTTTTGGTTCTGTAGGGTGTAATCATCAATTCCGCTAGATGGCTCCGAACCGGTGATGGCAACGTCTCGACCAAGGGCGGATCCTTCTCCCAGGTTCAATTCCAGGTCGGAATCATCGATCACCGGCTTGTTATGGAAGGTGATGGAGTAGGACAACCTGCCTGCGCCGGGCGAGGAGCTTTTGTCGGGACGAGTTGTGAAGCGCAGGATGAGTTGACCATTGGGCGAAGCCAGGGCGACTGGTGTTGATGGCGTGACAGTTGTTTGTGCAGAGCAGGGAAAGTTGGCCAGGAGGAGCACGAACGCGGGTAAACCAAAAGACGTGAATATGGCTGATGCTTTCATAGCGGAGTAACTCCTCGTCGCGACCAGGTGCAGAAAAGAGACCGCGTGCCATAGGCCCTTGAGGCTTCGGCACACGGTACCGGAGAAAGTTAGAAAGCGTACCGCAACGCGAGTTGAAAGAAGCGGGAGTCTGGCGTGTTGTTTTGAAAAAACTTTGGTCCAGTGATTTGTCCGGCATTAGAGTCAAGCGAGGTATCGGAAGGATTGCCAAGCGTGGGATGATTGAAGACGTTGAAGACATCAGCACGGAACTGAAGGTACTGTTCGCGAAAGGTCGTAAAGTTCTTGAACAGTGATGCATTGACGCTGTAGTAGCCGGGACCGTAGAGGACGTTCTGGCGACCGCCAAGGAAACGGATAGCCGTGGCTTCATCGGTGATAGGACCAGCGATCTGTCCTGCTGTTGGCGCGGTGCCAACAGGCGCGATCAGGTTGCCCGGTAACGGATTGCGAAATGAGCAAGGATTGTAATAGTGCAGGCGCGTCCTGGTCTGTGTTGGGCACTGATCAGGGGTAAGGCCCGAGGTCGGATCGGGAGTTCCGCCGGGAGCATATGGATCGCCAACGAGAATCGCTCGAGCACTACCGCCGGCCGCCGTATTGTTGTTATTGCCGACGGTAAACGGGCTTCCACTCTGTGCAACCCAGGTTGCACTTCCGGACCACCCACCTGCGATCTCATCGAGAACGCCGTGGTGCGTCAGATGAGCCCGACCGACTCCAAAGGGTAGCTCGTAGTTGCCGTTGAAGGTGAAGCGGTTGCGAACATCGTAGACGGAGTTGGTGTACTCATCGATGAATGGAATGATCGCCATGTTGCGGTCCCCGATTGCGGTAGATAGGCCGCCTGCCGAGCTTGTGTCATCCAGAGCGTGCGCCCAGGTGTAGGTCGACAAGAACGTAAGTCCGTGTGACGCACGCTTCTCCAGCTTGGCTTGCAGCGAGTTGTAGGTACTTACTCCGGCGAAGAGGATCGTACCAATTCCGCCCAGGTCGGGAAAGGGCTGAAAGGCTTGTGTCTGAGTTCCTGGAGCGTAAAGTCCGCGTACCGTGTTTGGATCGTAGTAGGTGGAGAGGTGGCGCGACACGTTGCCGACATAGCTGATCGTCGCCGCCATGCTGGGCGTGACCTGCCGTTGGAAGGAAAGGTTGTAGTTCATGGTGTAGGGCGTCTTCGGAGTACGCTCGACAGCGTGGAAGCCGGGGTTGGAAACAGCGTTCAGGAAGCCAGCGGCAAACTGTGCGCCCTCTCCACTTTCGAGGGTGATGCCATTTGAAGGGCAATTACCGAGGGAGCAACTAACTGGATTAACGTTGAGTTGTCCACGGAATGGGAAGTTATCTCCGAGATTCGTTCCGCCCTGGCTTTCGAGGCCTCCGTAGAAGATGCCGTATCCGGCGCGAACTGCTGTTTGCGGATCGAGTTGATAGGCGATTCCGATGCGTGGAGCGAAGTTGGTTAGCTGCGCGCTGACGAGGCGCTCGTTATCGATGTACGAGACGCCGATCCCATCCTTCGCGAGGATCGATGGCAGCCTGGTTCCGAGTGACACCGTGTTTTGAATCTGCTTCGGAAGAATGAGGGTTCCAGTTCCGGTACCGAAGCCTAGTGAGCCCGGGATGAAGTTCTCCTGCATGTGCGAATTTTCTTTGTAGGGTTCGTAGTAGTCGTAGCGAAGACCCAGGTTTACAGTCAGGTGCGAGGTGAGTTTCCAGTCATCCTGCACATAAGCGGCGTCGTACCAGAGGGCATTGTTGATGTTTGGCGCAGAGGATAACGCGGAGGTATTCATCTGGTCGGCCAGGAAGTCGGCTACACCCGATCCTGTCTTATTGGACAATGCAGGGTCGCTCGTATAAAGACCGGTGAAGTAGTAGTTGCCGAGGGAGGATGGAGCGTACCGATTGAAGAAACGAATGGACTGCATGGAGGCACCAACGCGCAAATTGTGTTTACCGATCGTCTTCGAAGCGTTGTCGAGAATCTGGTAAACATTTTGCGATTCGTTGGATGTCCCGACGGAACCCCACTGGCTGATACCGTAGACGATACCGAGCGGGAGACCGCCCTCATTGGGCGAGAACGGAACACCACCTAAGCCAAGGGTTGGAGAGAGATTGACATTTGCGTTTGGCTGTAGAAAGCTGAACTTCCCTGCGTTGAATCCGAAGCGAAATTCATTTGTAAATGATGGCGTAAAGAAATGAGTTTCGCTGAAGACAAAATCTTGTGCAAAGCTGAGATCGCGTTCTCCGCCATAGCCGGTGCCGTCCAGGATCGGTCCAAGCGGCAGGCCGTTCAACGTGACAACACGGCTATAGCTATACCGGGCATAGGCCTGGTCGCGGGCGGTGGCGTTCCAGTCGATGCGCTGATCCCACTGCACGGTATTGTTATGAGTCGGCGTGTTGACTACGTAGTTGTTCGTTGTCTTGCCTCCGTTTGCGTTCGGGAGCGGATAAAGGTTGAGGATGTTCTGGGCGACTGCGTTTATCTGATTGGCGCAATAGACATTGTTACGACCGTTGCACTGTAACGTGTTGCTCGCACCGCCGCCGGAGTTTGGTTGGTAGAGCTGGACTGACTGTCCGTTGAGCGTGGAGTTCAGCAGCTCTGTAAAATCTCCTTTGCGCATCAGCGCCGTTGGAACGCTGTAGGTTCCGGGATTGCTGCGAGCGATGCGGTTGGCTTCGATATCGCCGAAGTAGAAGAGCCTGTTCTTGAGGATCGGCAGGCCTAGAGTCGCTCCGAACTGATTCTCGTGGTACACCGGAATCGATTGCGCTTCCCAGTCCTTCGCGTCGAAGGCGGTGTTGCGCAGATACTCCCAGAGGCTTCCGTGGATCTGGTTAGTACCGCTCTTGATGCTCGCGTTGACGACAGCGCCGGCAGAGTGTCCGAACTCTGAACTGAAGCTACTTGTCTGGACCGCGAATTCCGCCAGTGCATCGGGCGGCGGTCTCACGACGTAGGTCTGGCCGTTGAGGAAATCGACCAGGTTAGTGTTGTTGTCGACTCCGTCGAGAATGAAGTTGTTTTGCGTGGCCCGCTGTCCATTGGCAACGAAGTCACCTGAACCAGCACCGCGGGTGTTGCCTCCTGGAGGGGCGATTCCAGCCGTCAGTTGTGCGATGTAGACGAAGTTTCGTCCATTCAACGGAGTGTTATCGATCGACTGCGCAGAGATCACCTGCTGCACGGAGCCATCCTGCGTCTGCAACAGAGGAGCCTGGGTGCCTACATCGATGGTCTGTGCAACGGAGCCTGGCTGCAGGGTGAGGTTCACGCCAAGCCTTGTTTGAATGTCGACCCGAAGACCGGTTTGGGTCAGGGGCGCGAAGTTCGGCGCTGTAGCCGTTACAGAGTAGTTTCCGATCTTGAGAGGTGCAAAGACGAAGACGCCGCTGGAATTACTCTTTACGTTGAGACTTAGCCCGGTGTCCGTGTTGACGACCGTGACATCTGCGTTCGGGATGACGGCTCCGGTTGGGTCCTTCACAAAGCCGGTGATCGCACCCTGGTCAGCTTGGGCTATCGCTTCGGCCGGGAAAAGGAGTGGCGCGATTATGGTCAGAGTCGCGCAAGTAAGCCCTAATTTCAGCACTGTCGTATGCAGTGTGCTTTTCATATAGCTACCTCTTTCATCGGTTCGTCGATCTGCCTGATCACTGCTTGCCATGCAATCATGAGGGAGAACGTTGGCGCTGCAAAATATTGTGTACGTTACCGGTGACAACCGTATAGAGCTTACGATAAGGATGTCAAGACCTTTTGTTTTCGACAGGATGTTCTCTGCAGTGGGAGTTTTGTTGCCAGAATTTCAGGTGTGAAGCTGGAGTAATGCTTTGTTCCTGAGAGTGTGTACCTTACCGATCTGAGAAGGAAGGTGAGGTCCCTGCACTCTCCACGATCCACTCCAAAATCATCTATAGGTGAGAGGTCGATTGATCCGTCGGACCGGAACCGAGCGCGAGCTGTATTGGCTTTTGGAAGGGTGCAACTGTGCAGAGTCTATTCGTACTGCGGAACACAGAGATTTCCGTCGATGTTATCCCCGTTGAAGGGGGGCGTATCGCTTCACTGCTAAGCATGAGATCCGATCAGGAGTTCTTCACGCAGCCACATCCTGAGCGCTTGGCATCGCAACCAGGCCGGCATATGCCCTTTGAAGCTGGGCCGTGTGCCGGCGCTGAAGAATGCTTGCCGAGCGTAGGCGCTTGCCAAACCTCTGATGGACGAACTGTTCCCGACCACGGTGATTTCTGGCGATTGCCATGGACGGTAGATGACTATGAGACAAGGTCAATACGAATGCATGCCCTTGGTTTCAGTCGGCCATTTCGTTTCGAACGGCACCTGACACTTGAAGGCAAAACTTTGACACTAAGGTATCGCATCACCAACTTCGGTGATCGGACGGAAACCTTTCTTTATGCCTGGCACCCTCTTTTTGCGTTTGATGAGGGAGATCGAATCGTGCTTTCGCCAGAGGTCGACGTGCTGCAACTCGATTACTCCCATAGTGAGCTACTCGGTAAAAGAGGCGATGTTATTGCCTGGCCTATTCACCAATCGAGACGAGGAGAATGTATAGATCTGAGTCTCTTACGATCCTCCACGGCAGGAACCGCAGACATGTTGTACACCAACCGTTTACGCAGAGGCGTGTGTGGTTTGTATAGGAGCTTGAGCCGCCAAGGATTGATCGTTCGCTTTAATGCTGATTGTCTTCCATATCTAGGATTGTGGATCTGTCACGGAGGCTGGCCGCCAAGTGGGCAGAATCTCCAGGTTGCAGTAGCACTTGAGCCAACGGTTGCTCCCTATAACACTCTCAAGGAGGCAGAAGACGTAGCGCGAGCACCTCAAATTTCGCCCGGCGAATCGTTCGATTGGACTATCAGCATCGAAGTGACTCATCCCGGCCTAAGTCTGGCTGAAGTCTCAGCTCAAATGCTAACTTAGCTAAGATTGGGTTTGGCAACTTGTCGCGACACCGCTCTGGGTGGCTCTTTGCAGGGATGGAAGCGGTTCTCTGGGGCACTTCATGCTTTGTGCTCTCCTCCGTCATTACGACGAAAAACGCTGGTAATGAGATGATCCGCCGCCTGATCTCCACATTGACGAGATGCATTCGGTCGGCGTTAGGCTTGGCAGGGCTACTTTTCACTCGCAGCCCTGAGTGCAGTCGGCAGGGACGTTCCATGAGACC
Coding sequences:
- a CDS encoding TonB-dependent receptor domain-containing protein encodes the protein MKSTLHTTVLKLGLTCATLTIIAPLLFPAEAIAQADQGAITGFVKDPTGAVIPNADVTVVNTDTGLSLNVKSNSSGVFVFAPLKIGNYSVTATAPNFAPLTQTGLRVDIQTRLGVNLTLQPGSVAQTIDVGTQAPLLQTQDGSVQQVISAQSIDNTPLNGRNFVYIAQLTAGIAPPGGNTRGAGSGDFVANGQRATQNNFILDGVDNNTNLVDFLNGQTYVVRPPPDALAEFAVQTSSFSSEFGHSAGAVVNASIKSGTNQIHGSLWEYLRNTAFDAKDWEAQSIPVYHENQFGATLGLPILKNRLFYFGDIEANRIARSNPGTYSVPTALMRKGDFTELLNSTLNGQSVQLYQPNSGGGASNTLQCNGRNNVYCANQINAVAQNILNLYPLPNANGGKTTNNYVVNTPTHNNTVQWDQRIDWNATARDQAYARYSYSRVVTLNGLPLGPILDGTGYGGERDLSFAQDFVFSETHFFTPSFTNEFRFGFNAGKFSFLQPNANVNLSPTLGLGGVPFSPNEGGLPLGIVYGISQWGSVGTSNESQNVYQILDNASKTIGKHNLRVGASMQSIRFFNRYAPSSLGNYYFTGLYTSDPALSNKTGSGVADFLADQMNTSALSSAPNINNALWYDAAYVQDDWKLTSHLTVNLGLRYDYYEPYKENSHMQENFIPGSLGFGTGTGTLILPKQIQNTVSLGTRLPSILAKDGIGVSYIDNERLVSAQLTNFAPRIGIAYQLDPQTAVRAGYGIFYGGLESQGGTNLGDNFPFRGQLNVNPVSCSLGNCPSNGITLESGEGAQFAAGFLNAVSNPGFHAVERTPKTPYTMNYNLSFQRQVTPSMAATISYVGNVSRHLSTYYDPNTVRGLYAPGTQTQAFQPFPDLGGIGTILFAGVSTYNSLQAKLEKRASHGLTFLSTYTWAHALDDTSSAGGLSTAIGDRNMAIIPFIDEYTNSVYDVRNRFTFNGNYELPFGVGRAHLTHHGVLDEIAGGWSGSATWVAQSGSPFTVGNNNNTAAGGSARAILVGDPYAPGGTPDPTSGLTPDQCPTQTRTRLHYYNPCSFRNPLPGNLIAPVGTAPTAGQIAGPITDEATAIRFLGGRQNVLYGPGYYSVNASLFKNFTTFREQYLQFRADVFNVFNHPTLGNPSDTSLDSNAGQITGPKFFQNNTPDSRFFQLALRYAF
- a CDS encoding glycoside hydrolase family 97 protein, which translates into the protein MKASAIFTSFGLPAFVLLLANFPCSAQTTVTPSTPVALASPNGQLILRFTTRPDKSSSPGAGRLSYSITFHNKPVIDDSDLELNLGEGSALGRDVAITGSEPSSGIDDYTLQNQKVSKVHDAYNSVMLHTGETGTHARKLDIEARVYNNGIAFRYHVPQAGGSSSVELRGEGTEFRLSTDATDWLLALPNYRSSYESEYVKLPTSALSNQGGVSSSFLIGLPLLMHEPGTAWVSLMEADIEGNTSLYVTNPSGNWAGHYFQAKLSPRFDRPDLAVTSTLPYHSAWRVLAIADDPGRLVESTLVYDLSPASRVTDTSWIKAGKASWNWWVNDVDAQGKPAFTTENMKRYIDFSAQSGFPYFMLDAGWAVGRDITRMNGKIDVPELTRYAATKNVKVWIWCYSESVMKQMQEAFPLFENWGVAGIKIDFINRDDQQGVQFYYDTAREAAAHHLMVDFHGTRTPWGLERTYPNVMSYEGVLGLENNKVGRRDSPTDRAVFPFTRLLAGPMDYTAGAFRNATEDGFSARDSEPMAMGTRAQQLALYVIYQTPFQMVSDSPQAYAGQPGFQFIRDVPVTWDSVHVINGIPGEFATIARQHGDSWYIGSMTNWSPRTLTVPLDFLAPGQYTAEIYADGPNADTQPTQIAIRKQTVRRGQTLTLKLAAGGGCAIRIVPVDQH